A part of Numenius arquata chromosome 2, bNumArq3.hap1.1, whole genome shotgun sequence genomic DNA contains:
- the C2H1orf115 gene encoding required for drug-induced death protein 1, producing the protein MTVGSRRGAKVRGRFSRRPHGDDQVSILPGEEEEEAAAAVVGGSAGAPRPAALKKKKEEEEEEEGAGSRKVRFALLPDSYEPLRPPRAAGKRPYGKRLKKYGKNIGKALQKGCRYLVVGLQGLATAYSAPFGVAAQVASFVR; encoded by the exons ATGACGGTGGGTTCGCGGCGGGGCGCCAAGGTGAGGGGCAGGTTCTCCCGCCGCCCGCACGGCGACGACCAGGTCTCCATCCTgcccggcgaggaggaggaggaggcggcggcggcggtggtggggggCAGCGCGGGGGCCCCGCGGCCGGCGGCgctgaagaagaagaaggaggaggaggaggaggaggaaggcgccGGCTCCAGGAAGGTGCGCTTCGCCCTCCTGCCGGACTCCTACGAGCCGCTGAGGCCGCCGCGGGCCGCCGGTAAGCGGCCCTACGGGAAGAGGCTGAAGAAGTACGGCAAG AACATCGGGAAAGCCCTGCAGAAGGGCTGCCGCTACTTGGTGGTGGGCCTGCAAGGACTGGCCACGGCGTATTCTGCTCCCTTCGGGGTGGCAGCCCAGGTGGCATCCTTCGTCCGCTAG
- the PFN3 gene encoding profilin-3, translated as MSQAHKQIFRIVVPRPKSQQAGDGEARCWAFLRGLGGPAMVDYWTYYLNGILVDRNIEDMAIVGLSDNEHLWAAKPGGLLAAISLQEVGLIMGQDRKTFLLTGITVAGKKCSVIRDNLLVDGDNMMDVRSKGSDSRSICIGKTPEALIFLMGKKGVHGGALNKKVHSMIVGMNA; from the exons ATGA GTCAAGCTCACAAACAAATATTTAGGATCGTTGTGCCAAGACCCAAGTCCCAGCAGGCGGGAGACGGGGAAGCTCGGTGTTGGGCATTTCTGAGAGGTTTGGGCGGCCCGGCCATGGTGGATTATTGGACGTACTACCTCAACGGCATCCTGGTGGACAGGAACATTGAAGATATGGCTATCGTGGGCCTCTCTGACAATGAGCACCTGTGGGCAGCCAAGCCAGGAGGTCTCCTTGCAGCCATCTCGCTTCAAGAAGTGGGCTTGATCATGGGCCAGGATCGGAAAACGTTCCTGCTAACGGGAATCACCGTCGCTGGCAAAAAGTGCAGTGTGATTCGTGACAACCTGCTGGTGGATGGAGACAACATGATGGATGTCAGAAGCAAAGGCAGTGACAGCAGATCCATCTGTATTGGCAAGACCCCTGAAGCCCTGATCTTCCTGATGGGCAAGAAGGGAGTCCATGGAGGAGCCCTCAACAAAAAGGTCCACAGTATGATTGTGGGCATGAATGCATGA